A genomic segment from Pedobacter sp. MC2016-14 encodes:
- a CDS encoding thiamine pyrophosphate-dependent enzyme, with the protein MMPDVNLTTNPIDAAELSFDDFKSIVINDYKIAYESRQASILGRKEVLTGKAKFGIFGDGKELPQIAMAKSFKEGDWRSGYYRDQTFAFATGICTMKAFFAQLYANPDMDAEPASVGRQMNCHFATRSLNEDGSWKDLTKIKNSSSDIAPTGGQMARLVGLAYASKLYRQNPELDYLKDFSVNGNEVAFGTIGNASTSEGVFFEAVNAAGVLQIPMAISIWDDGYGISVPAKYQTTKEDISEVLKGFQRDEDNLGYEIFKVKCWDYPALCEAYQKAIDICREEHVPALIHITEVTQPQGHSTSGSHERYKDKQRLDWEKEYDCILQMRKWMLSSAIATDEELLVLENEAKKMVRDAQREAWVEFLADIKIEKDQVIEVINNLAKGNSALTKITSVLANTTDAQRKEIISAARKALRLTINQVSEERDLLMKWYYKEKEVNEDRYNSKLFTDGKESLSSVEIIAPEYTEDSKMLDGREILNACFDANFARDKRLVAFGEDLGAIGDVNQGFAGLQAKYGELRITDTGIREMTIVGQGIGLALRGLKPIAEIQYLDYLLYAINVLSDDLASLSYRTKAGQKAPVIIRTRGHRLEGVWHSGSPMSMILGSLRGLHICVPRNMTQAAGMYNTLLRADEPALVVECLNGYRLKEMLPVNVGEYTVMLGKAEIIRTGTDISIVSYGATLRIVEEAAEELEQMGISVEIIDPQTLLPFDTDHVCAASLKKTNKLLIVDEDVPGGASAFLLQQILEEQKGYYTLDAEPRTLAAKAHRTPYGTDGDYFSKPSVDDVVETVYQMMSGYNAAKFPSIF; encoded by the coding sequence ATGATGCCTGATGTAAACCTGACAACAAACCCTATTGATGCTGCTGAATTGAGTTTTGACGATTTTAAATCCATTGTGATCAATGATTATAAAATCGCTTACGAAAGCAGACAAGCCAGCATACTTGGGCGCAAGGAGGTGTTGACAGGTAAGGCTAAATTCGGCATTTTTGGCGATGGGAAAGAACTGCCGCAAATTGCTATGGCCAAATCATTTAAAGAAGGTGACTGGCGCTCTGGTTATTACCGCGACCAAACATTTGCATTTGCTACAGGTATTTGCACCATGAAGGCTTTCTTTGCACAATTGTATGCTAATCCAGACATGGATGCAGAACCTGCTTCGGTAGGCAGGCAAATGAATTGCCATTTTGCTACCCGATCTTTAAACGAAGATGGTAGCTGGAAGGATTTAACAAAAATCAAAAACAGTTCTTCAGATATTGCACCTACAGGAGGCCAGATGGCTCGTTTGGTAGGTTTGGCCTATGCCTCAAAATTATACCGTCAAAACCCTGAATTGGACTATTTAAAGGATTTTTCTGTAAATGGAAATGAGGTTGCATTTGGTACTATAGGTAATGCCTCTACCTCCGAAGGGGTGTTTTTCGAAGCCGTTAACGCGGCCGGGGTACTCCAGATTCCAATGGCCATTTCTATTTGGGATGATGGATACGGAATTTCTGTACCTGCAAAATACCAAACTACCAAAGAAGATATTTCTGAGGTGCTGAAAGGTTTTCAGCGTGATGAAGATAATTTAGGTTACGAAATTTTTAAAGTTAAATGCTGGGATTACCCTGCCTTGTGCGAGGCTTATCAAAAAGCCATTGACATTTGCAGGGAGGAACATGTGCCGGCGTTGATCCATATTACTGAGGTTACGCAGCCTCAGGGTCACTCTACTTCTGGTTCTCATGAGCGTTATAAAGACAAACAACGCTTAGACTGGGAAAAAGAATATGACTGCATTCTGCAAATGCGTAAATGGATGTTGTCTTCTGCTATTGCGACTGATGAAGAACTTTTGGTCTTAGAAAATGAGGCTAAGAAGATGGTTAGAGATGCGCAAAGGGAAGCTTGGGTAGAATTTTTAGCGGATATTAAAATAGAAAAAGATCAGGTGATTGAAGTGATCAATAACCTGGCTAAAGGTAATTCGGCATTAACTAAAATTACTTCCGTACTTGCTAATACTACTGATGCCCAACGTAAGGAAATTATTTCTGCTGCCAGAAAAGCATTAAGGTTAACCATTAACCAGGTCTCGGAAGAAAGAGATTTGTTGATGAAATGGTATTATAAAGAAAAAGAAGTAAACGAAGACCGATACAATTCCAAATTGTTTACGGATGGAAAGGAAAGCTTGTCATCTGTAGAAATTATAGCACCAGAATATACAGAAGACAGCAAAATGCTGGACGGCAGGGAAATTTTAAATGCATGTTTTGATGCTAATTTTGCTAGAGACAAACGACTGGTTGCCTTTGGTGAAGACCTGGGCGCAATCGGAGATGTAAACCAGGGCTTTGCTGGCTTGCAGGCAAAATACGGTGAACTTAGAATTACCGATACGGGAATTAGGGAAATGACCATTGTAGGACAGGGCATTGGTCTTGCGTTACGTGGTTTGAAGCCCATTGCAGAAATCCAATATCTTGATTATTTATTGTACGCCATAAATGTTTTGAGTGATGACCTGGCCAGTTTATCTTACCGTACTAAAGCCGGACAAAAAGCACCGGTAATCATCAGGACGCGCGGACACAGGCTGGAAGGGGTGTGGCATTCTGGTTCACCAATGTCTATGATTTTGGGCTCTTTAAGGGGTTTACACATCTGCGTACCACGTAATATGACCCAGGCAGCAGGTATGTATAATACCTTGTTAAGGGCTGACGAACCCGCATTGGTTGTAGAGTGTTTAAATGGCTACCGGTTAAAAGAAATGTTGCCGGTAAATGTTGGAGAATATACGGTGATGCTGGGAAAGGCAGAAATTATAAGAACGGGTACAGATATTAGTATTGTTTCTTATGGTGCTACGCTTAGAATTGTTGAAGAAGCAGCTGAAGAACTTGAGCAGATGGGAATTTCTGTAGAAATTATTGATCCGCAAACCCTACTGCCATTTGATACTGATCACGTTTGTGCAGCTTCATTGAAAAAGACAAATAAATTATTGATTGTAGATGAAGATGTTCCTGGAGGAGCCAGTGCCTTTTTGTTGCAGCAAATATTAGAAGAGCAAAAAGGATATTATACATTGGATGCAGAGCCTAGAACATTAGCTGCTAAAGCACACCGAACTCCTTACGGAACGGACGGTGATTACTTTAGCAAGCCTTCTGTTGATGATGTAGTAGAAACTGTATATCAGATGATGAGCGGTTATAATGCCGCAAAGTTTCCTTCAATTTTTTAG
- a CDS encoding DUF1015 family protein: MANINAFRAIRTNGYNFLPENKNSQLDELLEMGNYTVDEQPAIYIYEQETALGSQTGIWALTDVQDMADGKIICHERTISNNEEKIRMQRENAGLEGSPVLLCYRPATAINRLIGAITTNYEPESFYQNNQYHRIWKVTIPEFIKQFREAFLKLDKVYIADGHHRMAAAAEQHKTEKQWISTLYVSTEQIRISAFHRLVIPKSPINEKLFFDTIGKWFAITAGTNGKAILADQPHHIGLFYKGKRFKLSLKTDLYEMKNNPDVSILQEKVLKPLFDIQDPRNDQRLYSYGPDQGLPAMLYKLSKEPDAVAFTLYPMGIEQLITQAEKGNSLPPKSTWIEPKIPFGLLVYNARLK; the protein is encoded by the coding sequence ATGGCTAACATCAACGCATTTCGTGCCATCCGCACCAACGGATATAACTTTTTACCAGAAAACAAAAACAGCCAGCTGGACGAGTTGCTGGAGATGGGAAATTATACTGTAGATGAGCAACCCGCTATTTACATTTACGAACAAGAAACGGCCCTTGGAAGCCAAACAGGTATTTGGGCGCTTACAGACGTTCAAGACATGGCAGACGGAAAAATCATTTGCCATGAACGCACGATCAGCAACAACGAGGAAAAAATAAGGATGCAACGGGAAAACGCAGGACTGGAAGGATCGCCAGTGCTACTGTGCTACAGACCGGCTACAGCCATTAACCGACTAATTGGGGCCATTACAACCAATTATGAGCCAGAATCTTTTTACCAAAACAATCAATATCATAGAATTTGGAAGGTAACTATACCAGAATTCATCAAGCAATTTAGAGAAGCTTTTTTAAAACTTGATAAGGTATACATTGCCGACGGCCATCACCGAATGGCCGCAGCTGCTGAGCAACATAAAACCGAAAAACAGTGGATTTCTACACTTTACGTTTCTACTGAACAAATCCGGATCAGCGCGTTCCACAGATTGGTGATCCCTAAAAGCCCAATCAACGAGAAATTATTTTTTGACACCATTGGAAAGTGGTTTGCTATCACTGCGGGCACAAATGGTAAAGCAATCCTGGCGGACCAGCCTCATCACATCGGACTTTTTTATAAAGGCAAACGGTTTAAATTATCGCTTAAGACAGATTTATATGAAATGAAGAATAATCCGGACGTTAGCATTCTTCAGGAAAAAGTTCTGAAACCGTTATTTGACATACAAGACCCTAGAAACGACCAAAGGCTGTATTCTTATGGTCCAGATCAGGGTTTACCTGCAATGCTATACAAACTTTCAAAAGAACCTGATGCTGTTGCTTTTACCCTTTACCCAATGGGCATTGAACAATTGATTACACAGGCAGAAAAAGGCAATTCTCTACCTCCAAAGTCAACATGGATTGAACCTAAAATCCCTTTCGGCCTGCTTGTATACAATGCCAGGCTAAAATAA
- a CDS encoding SDR family oxidoreductase — MKTTNESVNPAKKYPVPPFPKQQQETPGTENQLEPKADHGEESYKGSGKLTGKKAVITGGDSGIGKAIAIAFAREGADVLISYLSSEEDNDAKKTAAFVEKAGGKAVLVRGDIREESHCQHIIDTAVAEFGQVDILINNAAFQMGRDTLQEIPAEEWRRTFDTNITAMFYLCKAAEPHMKPGSSIINTASVNSYSPSPVLLHYAATKGAIQNFTANLAQMLLMQGKGIRVNAVAPGPIWTPLIPSTMPEPENFGKDTPMGRPGQPVEVAPAYVFLASEEASYIAGATIPVAGGRITI; from the coding sequence ATGAAAACAACAAATGAATCTGTTAATCCGGCAAAAAAATACCCGGTCCCCCCTTTCCCAAAACAGCAACAAGAGACACCAGGTACAGAAAACCAGTTGGAACCAAAAGCCGATCATGGCGAAGAATCTTACAAAGGCAGCGGAAAGCTTACCGGTAAAAAAGCTGTAATTACTGGCGGTGACTCTGGAATTGGAAAAGCAATTGCCATTGCCTTTGCCAGAGAGGGTGCTGATGTACTCATTAGCTATTTGAGCAGCGAAGAGGATAATGATGCTAAAAAAACAGCAGCCTTTGTAGAGAAGGCCGGAGGAAAAGCAGTCCTGGTACGGGGCGATATCAGAGAAGAAAGTCACTGCCAGCACATCATTGATACCGCTGTTGCCGAATTTGGGCAGGTGGATATCCTGATTAACAATGCGGCTTTTCAAATGGGCAGAGATACCTTGCAGGAGATCCCCGCTGAAGAATGGCGCAGAACTTTTGACACCAACATCACAGCCATGTTTTACCTCTGCAAAGCTGCCGAGCCACACATGAAACCAGGCAGCAGCATCATTAATACGGCCTCCGTAAATTCTTATTCTCCCTCCCCTGTGCTACTTCATTATGCAGCTACAAAAGGGGCGATACAAAATTTTACAGCAAATCTGGCACAAATGTTACTGATGCAGGGTAAAGGGATTCGTGTAAATGCAGTAGCACCTGGGCCAATATGGACGCCACTTATTCCTTCTACCATGCCCGAACCTGAAAACTTTGGAAAGGATACGCCTATGGGCAGGCCTGGGCAACCCGTAGAAGTTGCGCCAGCTTATGTATTTTTAGCCAGTGAGGAAGCAAGTTACATTGCCGGCGCTACCATTCCGGTTGCCGGCGGAAGGATTACAATTTAG
- a CDS encoding DUF1573 domain-containing protein → MKKLIILLSFILGITIATQAQTKPAEFKFDKESHDFGKVPLGKPVSVDFKFTNIGDEPLIITKVETTCGCTVPVYTQTPVKKGEAGSIKVTYNPAGSPLPFSKSITITSNAKTTTKVLYIKGETVAASTK, encoded by the coding sequence ATGAAAAAATTAATCATTCTATTATCTTTTATCTTAGGCATCACAATAGCCACACAAGCGCAAACTAAACCTGCCGAATTTAAGTTCGACAAAGAATCTCATGACTTCGGTAAAGTACCACTGGGTAAACCAGTTTCTGTAGACTTTAAGTTTACGAATATTGGTGATGAGCCTTTGATCATTACTAAAGTAGAGACTACCTGCGGATGTACTGTGCCTGTATACACACAAACCCCGGTTAAAAAAGGTGAAGCTGGTTCTATAAAAGTGACTTATAACCCTGCAGGTTCTCCTCTTCCTTTTTCTAAGAGCATTACCATTACTTCAAATGCAAAAACCACTACAAAAGTGTTGTATATTAAAGGAGAAACAGTTGCCGCGAGCACAAAATAA
- the aroC gene encoding chorismate synthase: protein MAGNTFGQLFKITTFGESHGQAIGVILDGCPAGLPIDLDFIQAELDKRKPGQSKITTQRKESDTVQILSGIFEGKSTGTPIALLIPNEDHRSKDYEHNKDVYRPSHADYTYDAKYGIRDHRGGGRSSARETAARVAAGAIAKMLLNHYGIQIFAHVSAVGTINAPNLKSASIAELLELREENIVRCADPATAKQMIECIEVIKKDGDTIGGKINCIIQNCPAGLGEPVFDKLHADLGKAMLSINAVHGFEYGSGFSGSEMKGSEHNDVFLATDGAPKTLTNFSGGIQGGISNGMEINFTVAFKPVATIMHNQQTINAAGEAAEIKGKGRHDPCVVPRAVVIVEAMAALVIADMLLRNKAVTLN from the coding sequence ATGGCTGGAAATACATTTGGACAACTCTTTAAAATAACAACCTTTGGCGAGTCTCACGGACAGGCCATTGGTGTAATCCTCGATGGTTGTCCGGCAGGTTTACCCATTGACCTGGATTTTATACAGGCCGAACTTGATAAAAGAAAACCAGGGCAATCCAAAATCACTACCCAGCGTAAAGAGAGTGATACGGTACAAATTCTTTCAGGCATTTTTGAAGGTAAAAGCACGGGGACACCTATAGCCTTACTCATTCCAAATGAAGACCATCGATCTAAGGATTACGAACACAATAAAGACGTTTACCGTCCTTCTCATGCAGATTATACTTATGATGCCAAATATGGAATAAGAGACCACAGGGGCGGCGGACGTTCCTCTGCAAGGGAAACCGCAGCCAGGGTAGCTGCCGGTGCTATTGCTAAAATGTTGTTAAACCACTATGGCATACAAATCTTTGCCCATGTATCTGCTGTTGGTACCATCAACGCCCCGAATTTAAAATCGGCAAGTATTGCTGAATTGTTGGAATTGAGAGAGGAAAACATAGTACGTTGTGCAGACCCGGCTACAGCAAAACAGATGATTGAATGCATTGAGGTGATTAAAAAGGACGGCGATACCATTGGAGGAAAAATAAACTGTATTATTCAAAACTGCCCTGCAGGCCTGGGCGAACCTGTTTTTGATAAACTTCATGCAGATTTAGGTAAAGCAATGCTGAGCATCAATGCGGTACATGGCTTTGAATATGGTTCTGGCTTTTCAGGTAGTGAAATGAAGGGTTCAGAACATAACGATGTATTTTTAGCTACTGATGGTGCGCCCAAAACCCTTACCAACTTTTCTGGTGGGATACAGGGAGGAATATCAAATGGAATGGAAATCAATTTCACGGTTGCCTTTAAACCTGTAGCCACCATTATGCACAACCAGCAAACCATCAATGCAGCCGGCGAAGCGGCAGAAATAAAAGGTAAAGGCCGCCATGACCCCTGCGTTGTGCCACGCGCCGTAGTAATTGTGGAGGCAATGGCCGCATTGGTTATTGCAGATATGCTACTCAGAAATAAAGCGGTAACGCTAAACTAA
- a CDS encoding BamA/TamA family outer membrane protein, which yields MDSKRFTKCAFVVLLLAPILVSAQNPTNVLQQNTVVKRDTAKQTDLIDLAKALFKISPKKIRTERDKKVYFSFLPVSSAVPGGSGRALITSTTAATYLGPRKTTNISSATFTPYLNFKGRYGLPLRSSIWLPNNEWLIQGDIRFLVYPQYTWGLGSQAANATPTLVDYNYIRFYQSALKQIKPYFFAGLGYNLDYRFNIGTDDPNVNLKQYTKYEYGTEKNSFSSGLSLNLLYDTRNNSLNPLPGMYGNFIYRVNPGFLGSNNSWSSVYLDVRKYISLNPAKPIQQNTLALWSYMWTSLSNKVPYLDLPSVGWDPLNRSGRGMEQNRYRGKSLFYLEAEYRRDITNNGLLGFVVFSNVNSVSGSGALFTSWKPAAGTGLRVKFNKASKTNIGMDYGFSKGFSGLTFNIGETF from the coding sequence ATGGATTCAAAACGTTTTACCAAATGCGCATTTGTTGTGTTATTGCTGGCCCCGATTTTAGTATCGGCACAGAACCCCACGAACGTTTTACAGCAGAACACTGTAGTTAAAAGAGATACCGCTAAACAAACGGATCTGATAGATTTAGCTAAAGCACTCTTTAAAATTAGTCCTAAAAAAATACGGACAGAGCGTGACAAAAAGGTGTATTTTTCTTTTCTGCCGGTTAGCAGTGCCGTTCCCGGTGGAAGTGGACGAGCGCTGATTACCAGTACAACCGCTGCAACTTATCTTGGGCCGAGGAAAACCACAAACATATCGTCAGCCACATTTACGCCGTACCTTAACTTTAAAGGACGATATGGATTGCCTCTTCGCTCCAGTATTTGGCTACCAAATAATGAGTGGCTGATACAAGGCGACATACGCTTTCTTGTATATCCACAATATACCTGGGGATTGGGAAGTCAGGCTGCAAATGCTACCCCAACGCTGGTAGATTATAACTACATCCGTTTTTATCAAAGTGCACTCAAACAAATAAAGCCCTACTTTTTTGCAGGTCTGGGTTACAATCTGGATTACAGGTTTAACATTGGTACTGATGACCCGAATGTAAATTTAAAGCAGTATACAAAATATGAATACGGTACAGAAAAGAATTCATTTTCATCAGGATTAAGTCTTAACCTCCTTTATGATACGCGTAACAATTCATTGAATCCACTTCCGGGAATGTACGGGAATTTCATTTACCGGGTAAATCCAGGTTTCCTTGGAAGTAACAATTCATGGAGTTCAGTTTATCTGGATGTAAGAAAATATATCTCTTTAAACCCTGCAAAGCCCATTCAACAAAATACACTTGCATTGTGGTCTTACATGTGGACGAGCCTCAGCAATAAAGTACCATACCTTGATTTGCCTAGCGTAGGCTGGGATCCGTTAAATAGATCTGGTCGTGGTATGGAACAAAACAGGTACCGTGGAAAGTCTTTATTTTACCTGGAAGCAGAATATAGAAGAGACATTACCAATAATGGTTTACTGGGGTTTGTGGTTTTTAGCAATGTCAATAGCGTTAGTGGTTCAGGAGCGCTCTTTACCTCATGGAAACCAGCCGCAGGAACAGGCTTACGCGTTAAGTTTAATAAGGCCTCTAAAACCAATATCGGTATGGATTATGGTTTTAGTAAAGGGTTTAGTGGTTTAACCTTCAATATCGGCGAAACTTTTTAA
- a CDS encoding AraC family transcriptional regulator, producing the protein MADTFQYSFIKSEEEFSIFVESIGLFGNFSGSDKNLVVLPDGRIDLFFMQTSTDHFQVLLMGLETEPEQRTVPSGMYAYAVSFTPLGLEYVLQTSIADILNTARKLPVHFWNNQKENFKDLDTFKDFVMEKITALIPQQIEERKRRLFDLIYASKGEMSVAELSKRVGWSSRQINRYFNAQFGLSLKAYSDILRFRASLEHIAVGKLFPELDFSDQSHFIKEIKKYSGVLPKDLSKNKDDRFVLLSVLKQK; encoded by the coding sequence ATGGCAGACACTTTTCAATACAGTTTTATCAAATCTGAAGAGGAATTTTCCATTTTTGTGGAGAGCATAGGGCTGTTTGGAAATTTCTCTGGATCGGATAAAAACCTGGTTGTATTGCCTGATGGGCGAATTGATCTATTCTTTATGCAAACCTCGACAGATCACTTTCAGGTATTATTGATGGGTCTGGAAACCGAACCAGAGCAAAGAACCGTCCCCTCTGGCATGTACGCTTATGCGGTGAGTTTTACCCCTCTGGGTTTAGAATATGTGTTGCAAACCAGTATTGCCGATATACTAAATACAGCAAGGAAGCTACCAGTTCACTTTTGGAATAACCAAAAAGAGAACTTTAAAGATCTGGATACATTTAAAGATTTTGTAATGGAAAAGATAACCGCACTTATACCTCAACAAATTGAGGAGAGGAAGCGTAGGCTTTTCGATTTGATTTACGCGTCTAAAGGAGAAATGAGTGTTGCTGAACTTTCTAAACGTGTTGGTTGGAGCAGCAGACAAATTAATCGTTATTTTAATGCCCAATTTGGCTTGTCTTTAAAGGCTTACAGTGACATTCTACGGTTTAGAGCATCTTTGGAGCATATAGCTGTAGGAAAGCTATTTCCTGAACTTGATTTTAGTGACCAAAGCCATTTTATTAAAGAGATTAAAAAATATTCGGGCGTTTTGCCTAAAGATTTATCGAAAAACAAAGATGACCGATTTGTACTATTATCTGTCCTGAAGCAGAAATAA
- a CDS encoding NAD(P)/FAD-dependent oxidoreductase, translated as MKLENKQIAIIGAGPGGLTLAKLLQLQGVVVKVYERDQNANARVQGSPLDLHEESGLAALKKAGLFDVFKSSFMPGADKKLIMNEQAEVLFSDHEYKVEENFGDQHFRPEIDRGVLRSILLESLTADTVFWDSKFINMQMQQEGWLLTFGNGSSAYADLVIAADGANSKIRPYLTDIKAFYTGIIMMEGNIYDAENNASQINALLKGGKIMAFGKEQNLLLGQKANGEIGFYASFKANSDWVGDNDLSKADRKQLLAWFKEKYQGWAAVWDELFEQTELPIVPRPIYCMPLDQSWASMPNLTMLGDAAHVMPPFAGEGVNMAMLDALELSECLVSLQYGAIYEAIESYERNMCKRASIIAKESLDNGQMMHAEDALENMLVFFSGHEH; from the coding sequence ATGAAATTAGAAAATAAACAAATTGCAATTATTGGCGCCGGTCCGGGAGGGCTTACCTTAGCCAAACTTCTTCAGCTACAGGGAGTGGTAGTAAAAGTGTATGAAAGAGATCAAAATGCAAATGCCCGGGTACAAGGCTCTCCATTAGATTTACATGAAGAATCTGGCCTGGCGGCATTAAAAAAAGCAGGTTTGTTTGATGTCTTTAAAAGCAGTTTTATGCCGGGTGCAGATAAAAAGCTCATTATGAACGAGCAGGCCGAGGTGCTGTTTAGCGATCATGAGTATAAGGTGGAAGAAAATTTTGGAGATCAGCATTTTCGTCCTGAAATAGATCGGGGAGTGCTGAGAAGTATTCTTCTGGAGTCTTTAACCGCAGATACTGTTTTTTGGGATAGCAAGTTTATAAATATGCAAATGCAGCAGGAGGGTTGGTTGCTCACTTTTGGTAATGGTTCAAGCGCATATGCTGATCTGGTTATAGCGGCCGATGGTGCAAACTCTAAAATTCGGCCATATTTAACTGATATTAAGGCTTTTTATACGGGTATTATCATGATGGAGGGTAATATTTATGATGCGGAAAATAATGCAAGTCAAATTAACGCTTTGCTGAAGGGTGGCAAAATAATGGCTTTTGGAAAAGAGCAAAACCTGCTTTTAGGACAAAAGGCGAATGGTGAGATTGGGTTTTATGCCAGTTTTAAGGCTAATTCGGACTGGGTAGGTGACAACGATCTTTCAAAAGCAGACCGCAAGCAGCTGTTAGCCTGGTTTAAAGAGAAGTATCAGGGATGGGCTGCTGTTTGGGATGAACTATTTGAGCAAACGGAATTACCTATTGTACCAAGGCCCATATATTGTATGCCTCTAGATCAATCCTGGGCTTCGATGCCTAACCTTACTATGCTTGGCGATGCAGCGCACGTAATGCCACCTTTTGCGGGCGAAGGGGTAAATATGGCTATGTTGGACGCCTTAGAGTTGAGTGAGTGCCTGGTTTCGTTACAATATGGTGCCATTTACGAAGCTATTGAAAGCTATGAGCGTAACATGTGTAAAAGGGCTTCTATCATCGCAAAAGAATCTTTGGATAATGGCCAAATGATGCATGCCGAAGATGCTTTAGAAAATATGCTGGTTTTTTTTAGTGGACATGAACATTGA
- a CDS encoding pyridoxal phosphate-dependent aminotransferase, with amino-acid sequence MPHISEKGLHMPASPIRKLTPFAAQAKKDGKKVYHLNIGQPDIATPEGMLNAIKNIDFNVWAYTDSEGTIQYRTKLAEYYNKLGYHITPEDIMVTMGGSEAITIAMQTCVNEGDEIIIPEPFYANYNGFACMSNVVVKPILSYIENGFALPPIAEFEKLITAKTKAIIICNPNNPTGYLYSKEELEALKELCLKYDLFLFSDEAYREFCYDGKEFISPMHLDGLEENVVIMDTVSKRYSACGARLGCLITKNKEVIKSGLKFAQARLSPGMVEQIAGTAAVDTPDSYFEAVNKEYTLRRNTLVSRLNGIEGVFCPNPGGAFYVVAKFPIDDSDKFCQWMLESFSHDGATVMMAPATGFYSTPGSGKNEVRMAYVLNIDDLNKAMDCLTIALQQYPGKV; translated from the coding sequence ATGCCACATATTTCAGAAAAAGGGCTTCATATGCCCGCTTCACCAATTAGAAAATTAACTCCTTTTGCAGCGCAGGCCAAAAAAGATGGTAAGAAAGTTTACCATTTAAACATTGGCCAGCCAGATATTGCTACACCAGAAGGAATGCTCAATGCCATAAAAAATATTGATTTCAACGTTTGGGCATACACAGACTCTGAAGGCACTATACAGTACAGGACTAAACTCGCAGAGTATTACAATAAACTGGGTTATCATATTACTCCTGAAGACATTATGGTAACCATGGGTGGTTCTGAAGCCATTACCATTGCCATGCAAACCTGTGTAAATGAAGGTGATGAAATTATAATCCCAGAGCCATTTTATGCAAACTACAATGGCTTTGCTTGTATGAGCAATGTTGTGGTTAAGCCAATCCTTTCTTATATTGAAAATGGTTTCGCCTTACCTCCTATCGCAGAATTTGAAAAACTGATTACGGCTAAAACCAAAGCCATCATCATCTGCAACCCGAACAACCCAACCGGTTATCTATATTCTAAAGAAGAACTGGAAGCCTTAAAAGAACTGTGTTTAAAATACGATCTTTTCTTGTTCTCTGATGAAGCCTACCGTGAATTTTGTTATGATGGTAAAGAATTTATTTCACCGATGCATCTTGATGGATTGGAGGAAAACGTAGTGATTATGGATACCGTTTCTAAAAGATACAGTGCCTGTGGCGCAAGGTTAGGTTGCTTAATTACCAAAAATAAAGAAGTGATTAAATCAGGATTGAAGTTTGCACAAGCAAGATTAAGTCCGGGTATGGTAGAACAGATTGCAGGAACAGCTGCTGTAGATACGCCTGACAGCTATTTTGAAGCCGTAAATAAAGAATATACTTTACGTAGAAACACCTTAGTATCTCGTTTAAATGGCATTGAAGGTGTGTTTTGCCCTAATCCGGGTGGTGCATTTTATGTGGTAGCCAAGTTTCCTATAGACGACTCTGATAAATTCTGTCAGTGGATGCTGGAAAGTTTTAGCCATGATGGTGCCACGGTAATGATGGCGCCTGCTACCGGATTTTATTCCACTCCGGGTTCTGGTAAAAATGAAGTTCGGATGGCCTATGTGTTGAACATCGATGACTTAAATAAAGCAATGGATTGTTTGACCATAGCACTGCAACAATATCCCGGAAAAGTTTAA